The Penicillium digitatum chromosome 6, complete sequence genome contains the following window.
TGCTTTGGCTATAAGGCAGCATGGCAATACATCTCTCACGAAGTAATTTCTCACGAAACTCAGTTGAATGTATCCACGCAGAATGCGGTTTCTGGGTCTAAGCGTCGCGGGTTCGTTAGTATCCACATCACCATGGCAGCTTGAGAAACAACATGACATGTGAAATTTCTAGACGAACATTATGTAGGAATCGAAACAGGGTGGTGAAGGATGCAAGATGGAGGTCGGAGCTGGAATCTCAATTCTCAATGACCAACCTGCTCGGCAACTTTTGTCTCACTGTCATCAGCTTTGGATGGATCATCAGCTTTTATGGGGGGGTCGGGTGGAATCCTCATTCTCATCAGCCATCTTGCGTCGTTTCTCATCAGGGTTGTATCTTTCTAAAGAGCGGCGCCGCTTGCCGTCACCCTTCTTGGGGCTGCGGCTGCGGCTCCGACCACCGCTGGGGCTGCGGCGTCGACGGTTCTCACCACGATCACGTGTACCGGTACGGTCAGGGCTGCGGCTGCGGCTTCGACTGCGACTGCGGCTCAAGCGACGAGAATCGCGGCGGGCATAGCGTCCAGACGAGCGGCGGGACCTTGAGGGAGAGACGGACTTGGGAGAGTCTGCCTGGCGCCGGGTGCGGCGAGGCGATGAGGATGCACTGCGGCTGCGAGAGACGGAGCTTTTTCGGCGGCGGTCTCCTCTGGTGGAACGTGAGCGCGGGGAACGGCTGCGGGAAATGGGTCTTGCTTTAACACGGTCACCGTAGTCCGGACTGCTGCGTCTTCTGGCTCCTCCGCGGTTGTGTCGCTCGGGAGATACTGAGTTGCTTGGGGAACGGGGGCGGCGTTCGCGTCGCCTATGGCGTGGCTCGTCGCGGTTTCGGCGAGATAGTGACGATGGCTTTGGAGATCGAGATGGCGACCGAGTGCCGTGTGGAGATCTGGATGGCCGGCGACCGCGACGATTGCCAGGCGGCACGTAGGAGTCGAAGTCCCGTCGCGATGGAGGTTCACGGAATCGGTCTCGGCTGCGGTCTTGGTCTCTGAGAGGCGAAGATCGTCTGTTAAAGTCTCGTCCCCGACCTCCACGGCCACCGCGATCGCCACGATCACCACCTCTTCCTCCACGTCCACGGTCTGGTCGCTCGCGGTGTCTCACTTCGTCCAGCTCTCGTTCACGGTTTTGGTCTTGTTCCCTTTGTCGCCGAAGTGCTTCACTAGCTTTCTCAGCTTCGAGCTATTTTACAGTATGATTAGAAAACATCCTATGTCGAGGGCAAGCTTACAATCACCTTCTCCTGTATGAGCTCCTGCTTCTTAGCTTCCAAGAGTTCTTTCGGAACGCCTTGTGGATTAGCCTGGCCGCTTAGACACAACGACCACAACTCTTGACAGAACTTGGGGGTGTCTTTGTCTAGGAATCCGGTGAGTTGTATTTGGAGAGATTTGATATCGGGCTAGAACCAGAAATCGATGTCAGCAAACTAGTGTCGAGACGCTAGATGTCCGACGGCCCAACGTACGTAGCGCGGTCCCTCGAGATGCGCGAAACAGAGTTCGATAACCACGTCATCCTCGTTCCCCAAAATCTTGGAGATTTGGCTTGCAATCCATCTATATAGGAGCGGGGGAAAGCCATGTCAGTAAACCGGAGATACCGAAACCCCCCGGGAAAGTCACTTACTTCTTCATAACCTCAATATTGACCTTGGTCATATCCACCTTCTTGTTAAACTCAGGTGGAAACTTAGTCCGCCTAACCAGCTTGGCATCCACGCTGGACGACATTTCTGCTAGAGTCCGAGGTGAGGGTAAGGAAAGTCCATGACGAGCAAACGCGAGATAGATGTCCGCGGTGTTCGAGTTACACTTTTGGACCCTCGCGGCTGCCGTAAAATTCTGGCGCCTGACATATCAGGCGACGAACCGCCAACGGTTTCAGCGACAGCCTTGTTCCCTATGTCGATTTAAACGCCCTGTGATCCAATTGTTGCTTTTTAATTCTATCATCagtttttcttcttttccacTGGTCTGAATAAGACACAATGAGAGCAAAACCAGTTATTAAACAAACTTTCAATCTTTCCCTCTTGAAAGGTATATAACTATATATCGGTGCCCCGATGGACGCGTCCCATATAAGCATGTTCATTGCTATCTGGCACTATACGGCCATAGTGTAATGCAACACATTACAGTATTTATCTGAGCCTATCATGCACATTAATTTTTGCTTTCTCTTGGAGGAATTGCATGGACTTGTGGACTCATACTAGTCTAACACCTCGAAGCTATGCCTCGGTATAATCCTCTTTCAGGGCTACTTTGACAACCTACTCTCTGCGGACAATTGATGGTTCGTGTCTTGCTCATACTGACTATATCTGATTTATTACGTTGCGTTTTGATTTCAATTTCTTTCCTCTGTCAGTATTTAAATCATGCTGAATATAGGAAGCCAGAGTAACGGTAGCACTTCATATTTACGTCACTTCGGAGTGATCGGAACGTCAGCTCATATGATAAAAATCCGGATTGAATAGCATGACGGCATTGACAGGTTTAGTCTAATGCTGTTCTATAATAGGGTGTATACTAACAAGTGGAGGTTATGCGGCTGATCCCCATGTCTGGTATAATGAAAAGCCGCATTGAAATTACTAAAGATACCCGAACACTCTCAACGAAGCAGGCTGGGGTATTATAAACATAGAGCCTCTATCTTTGTGCAATCTTCTTTACTCTAGCCCAGAATCAATTATTTTAATATGTTCTCTGGTATGTTGTGGTG
Protein-coding sequences here:
- a CDS encoding Splicing factor PWI, with translation MSSSVDAKLVRRTKFPPEFNKKVDMTKVNIEVMKKWIASQISKILGNEDDVVIELCFAHLEGPRYPDIKSLQIQLTGFLDKDTPKFCQELWSLCLSGQANPQGVPKELLEAKKQELIQEKLEAEKASEALRRQREQDQNRERELDEVRHRERPDRGRGGRGGDRGDRGGRGGRGRDFNRRSSPLRDQDRSRDRFREPPSRRDFDSYVPPGNRRGRRPSRSPHGTRSPSRSPKPSSLSRRNRDEPRHRRRERRPRSPSNSVSPERHNRGGARRRSSPDYGDRVKARPISRSRSPRSRSTRGDRRRKSSVSRSRSASSSPRRTRRQADSPKSVSPSRSRRSSGRYARRDSRRLSRSRSRSRSRSPDRTGWSLRIEIPAPTSILHPSPPCFDSYIIPRNRILRGYIQLSFVRNYFVRDVLPCCLIAKAGLNESSKNQWEGFILGHM